The following are encoded in a window of Amaranthus tricolor cultivar Red isolate AtriRed21 chromosome 2, ASM2621246v1, whole genome shotgun sequence genomic DNA:
- the LOC130806237 gene encoding ruBisCO large subunit-binding protein subunit beta, chloroplastic-like isoform X2 → MTIMASSFVTMSSVGSLISVGSHSNEKKSISSFHKLSSLDCISSTFSKGNQNYVVPRKRYSFKINAATKELHFNRNGAAIRKLQAGVNKLADVVGVTLGPKGRNVVLESKYGSPKIINDGVTVAKEVELEDPVENIGASLVRQAASKTNELAGDGTTTSVVLAQGLIAEGVKIVLAGANPIQIAKGIENTTKGLVSELKSMSKEVEDKELADVAAVSAGNNYEIGNMIADAMGKVGRKGIVTLEEGTSASDSLYVVEGMQFDRGYISPYFVTDSEKMVVEYENCKLLLVDKKITNARDLVNVLEDAIKNNYPVLVMAEDIEQEPLATLVVNKLRGSLRIAAMKQPGFGDRKHQYIDDIAILTGGTVIRDEVGLSLDKVGKEVLGHAAKIVLNKETATIVGDGTTQEAVARRIAQIKKQVEEADSDYEKGKLNERIAKLSSGVAVIQVGARTETELKERKLRVEDALCATKAAVEEGIVVGGGCTLLRLSTKVDAIKETLENNEQKLGADIVKRALSYPLDLIAKNAGVHGAVVIEKVLSNDDPRFGYNASTGKYEDLMSAGIIDPAKVVRCCLEHAASVAKTFLTSDAVVTEIPEPEPAPIANPMDNSGYGL, encoded by the exons AT GACTATAATGGCATCAAGTTTTGTAACCATGTCATCTGTTGGATCTTTGATATCTGTGGGAAGTCACTCAAATGAAAAGAAAAGCATTAGCTCATTTCACAAACTATCTTCTTTGGATTGTATATCATCAACTTTCTCAAAAGGCAATCAAAATTATGTAGTACCAAGAAAAAGGTATTCGTTTAAGATCAACGCAGCAACGAAAGAATTGCATTTCAATAGAAATGGTGCTGCTATTAGGAAACTACAA GCTGGAGTAAATAAGCTTGCAGATGTGGTGGGTGTTACTTTGGGTCCTAAAGGCAGGAATGTGGTTTTGGAGAGCAAATATGGCTCCCCCAAAATTATTAATGATGGTGTAACTGTTGCCAAGGAG GTTGAGCTTGAAGATCCTGTTGAAAACATCGGTGCTAGTCTTGTAAGACAAGCTGCTTCTAAAACTAATGAGTTAGCTGGTGATGGGACTACTACCTCTGTTGTTTTAGCTCAAGGTTTAATTGCTGAAGGTGTAAAG ATTGTATTAGCTGGAGCAAATCCTATTCAAATAGCCAAAGGGATTGAGAATACTACAAAAGGCTTAGTATCAGAGTTGAAGTCGATGTCGAAAGAG GTTGAAGACAAAGAACTTGCAGATGTGGCTGCTGTTAGTGCAGGAAACAATTATGAAATCGGGAACATGATTGCTGATGCCATGGGCAAAGTGGGGCGCAAGGGTATTGTGACTCTTGAAGAAGGAACAAGTGCTAGCGACAGCTTGTATGTGGTTGAAGGAATGCAATTTGACCGTGGCTATATATCACCATACTTCGTCACTGATAGTGAGAAAATGGTTGTTGAATACGAAAATTGTAAG TTGCTCTTGGTTGATAAAAAGATTACAAATGCAAGGGACCTGGTCAATGTCCTGGAAGATGCAATTAAGAACAACTACCCCGTTTTGGTGATGGCGGAAGATATAGAGCAGGAACCTCTTGCCACACTAGTTGTTAACAAACTCCGAGGATCACTGAGGATTGCTGCAATGAAGCAACCAGGTTTTGGAGATCGGAAACACCAATACATCGATGATATTGCAATCCTTACCGGAG GAACTGTGATCAGAGATGAGGTAGGTTTGTCTCTGGACAAAGTTGGTAAAGAGGTGTTGGGACACGCTGCCAAAATTGTGCTCAACAAGGAGACAGCAACTATTGTTGGTGATGGAACTACCCAAGAAGCTGTCGCTAGGAGAATTGCCCAGATTAAGAAGCAAGTGGAG GAAGCAGACTCCGACTATGAGAAAGGCAAACTGAATGAAAGAATTGCAAAACTTTCCAGTGGAGTTGCAGTCATTCAG GTTGGAGCACGAACTGAGACTGAGCTGAAAGAACGGAAGCTTAGAGTCGAGGATGCTCTTTGTGCAACAAAG GCAGCTGTAGAGGAAGGTATAGTCGTTGGTGGAGGATGTACCTTGCTACGTCTCTCAACTAAAGTCGATGCCATTAAGGAAACTCTAGAAAACAATGAACAAAAG CTTGGAGCCGACATTGTTAAACGCGCGCTTAGTTATCCTCTGGACCTGATTGCCAAGAATGCAGGAGTACACGGAGCTGTCGTTATAGAAAAG GTGCTCTCTAATGATGACCCAAGATTCGGATACAATGCTTCAACAGGAAAATACGAGGATCTGATGTCTGCTGGAATCATTGATCCTGCCAAG GTCGTAAGGTGTTGCTTGGAGCATGCTGCATCCGTAGCAAAGACATTCCTCACATCTGATGCCGTGGTTACCGAGATCCCAGAGCCAGAACCTGCTCCAATTGCAAACCCAATGGACAACTCTG GTTACGGGTTATAA
- the LOC130806237 gene encoding ruBisCO large subunit-binding protein subunit beta, chloroplastic-like isoform X1, with protein MASSFVTMSSVGSLISVGSHSNEKKSISSFHKLSSLDCISSTFSKGNQNYVVPRKRYSFKINAATKELHFNRNGAAIRKLQAGVNKLADVVGVTLGPKGRNVVLESKYGSPKIINDGVTVAKEVELEDPVENIGASLVRQAASKTNELAGDGTTTSVVLAQGLIAEGVKIVLAGANPIQIAKGIENTTKGLVSELKSMSKEVEDKELADVAAVSAGNNYEIGNMIADAMGKVGRKGIVTLEEGTSASDSLYVVEGMQFDRGYISPYFVTDSEKMVVEYENCKLLLVDKKITNARDLVNVLEDAIKNNYPVLVMAEDIEQEPLATLVVNKLRGSLRIAAMKQPGFGDRKHQYIDDIAILTGGTVIRDEVGLSLDKVGKEVLGHAAKIVLNKETATIVGDGTTQEAVARRIAQIKKQVEEADSDYEKGKLNERIAKLSSGVAVIQVGARTETELKERKLRVEDALCATKAAVEEGIVVGGGCTLLRLSTKVDAIKETLENNEQKLGADIVKRALSYPLDLIAKNAGVHGAVVIEKVLSNDDPRFGYNASTGKYEDLMSAGIIDPAKVVRCCLEHAASVAKTFLTSDAVVTEIPEPEPAPIANPMDNSGYGL; from the exons ATGGCATCAAGTTTTGTAACCATGTCATCTGTTGGATCTTTGATATCTGTGGGAAGTCACTCAAATGAAAAGAAAAGCATTAGCTCATTTCACAAACTATCTTCTTTGGATTGTATATCATCAACTTTCTCAAAAGGCAATCAAAATTATGTAGTACCAAGAAAAAGGTATTCGTTTAAGATCAACGCAGCAACGAAAGAATTGCATTTCAATAGAAATGGTGCTGCTATTAGGAAACTACAA GCTGGAGTAAATAAGCTTGCAGATGTGGTGGGTGTTACTTTGGGTCCTAAAGGCAGGAATGTGGTTTTGGAGAGCAAATATGGCTCCCCCAAAATTATTAATGATGGTGTAACTGTTGCCAAGGAG GTTGAGCTTGAAGATCCTGTTGAAAACATCGGTGCTAGTCTTGTAAGACAAGCTGCTTCTAAAACTAATGAGTTAGCTGGTGATGGGACTACTACCTCTGTTGTTTTAGCTCAAGGTTTAATTGCTGAAGGTGTAAAG ATTGTATTAGCTGGAGCAAATCCTATTCAAATAGCCAAAGGGATTGAGAATACTACAAAAGGCTTAGTATCAGAGTTGAAGTCGATGTCGAAAGAG GTTGAAGACAAAGAACTTGCAGATGTGGCTGCTGTTAGTGCAGGAAACAATTATGAAATCGGGAACATGATTGCTGATGCCATGGGCAAAGTGGGGCGCAAGGGTATTGTGACTCTTGAAGAAGGAACAAGTGCTAGCGACAGCTTGTATGTGGTTGAAGGAATGCAATTTGACCGTGGCTATATATCACCATACTTCGTCACTGATAGTGAGAAAATGGTTGTTGAATACGAAAATTGTAAG TTGCTCTTGGTTGATAAAAAGATTACAAATGCAAGGGACCTGGTCAATGTCCTGGAAGATGCAATTAAGAACAACTACCCCGTTTTGGTGATGGCGGAAGATATAGAGCAGGAACCTCTTGCCACACTAGTTGTTAACAAACTCCGAGGATCACTGAGGATTGCTGCAATGAAGCAACCAGGTTTTGGAGATCGGAAACACCAATACATCGATGATATTGCAATCCTTACCGGAG GAACTGTGATCAGAGATGAGGTAGGTTTGTCTCTGGACAAAGTTGGTAAAGAGGTGTTGGGACACGCTGCCAAAATTGTGCTCAACAAGGAGACAGCAACTATTGTTGGTGATGGAACTACCCAAGAAGCTGTCGCTAGGAGAATTGCCCAGATTAAGAAGCAAGTGGAG GAAGCAGACTCCGACTATGAGAAAGGCAAACTGAATGAAAGAATTGCAAAACTTTCCAGTGGAGTTGCAGTCATTCAG GTTGGAGCACGAACTGAGACTGAGCTGAAAGAACGGAAGCTTAGAGTCGAGGATGCTCTTTGTGCAACAAAG GCAGCTGTAGAGGAAGGTATAGTCGTTGGTGGAGGATGTACCTTGCTACGTCTCTCAACTAAAGTCGATGCCATTAAGGAAACTCTAGAAAACAATGAACAAAAG CTTGGAGCCGACATTGTTAAACGCGCGCTTAGTTATCCTCTGGACCTGATTGCCAAGAATGCAGGAGTACACGGAGCTGTCGTTATAGAAAAG GTGCTCTCTAATGATGACCCAAGATTCGGATACAATGCTTCAACAGGAAAATACGAGGATCTGATGTCTGCTGGAATCATTGATCCTGCCAAG GTCGTAAGGTGTTGCTTGGAGCATGCTGCATCCGTAGCAAAGACATTCCTCACATCTGATGCCGTGGTTACCGAGATCCCAGAGCCAGAACCTGCTCCAATTGCAAACCCAATGGACAACTCTG GTTACGGGTTATAA
- the LOC130805769 gene encoding early nodulin-like protein 7 has protein sequence MMCKVGKASLILALIVIQIGFVKGFKSFDVGGATSWRVPQANLTTFYDQWASSKRFHLGDSLHFVYQNDSVYKVDKYGYYHCDTTKASASFTDGNTYIKLEQTGLSYFISGIVQHCHNGQRLVVDVMSPHPTPAVVPPPESLAESPAPVKARNAASPRAKRLSALILGLFAASAYVLFV, from the exons ATGATGTGTAAGGTGGGAAAAGCTTCTTTAATATTGGCTTTAATTGTGATTCAAATTGGATTTGTAAAGGGTTTCAAGTCATTTGATGTTGGTGGTGCAACTTCATGGCGTGTTCCTCAAGCAAACCTCACTACTTTTTATGATCAATGGGCTTCTTCTAAGAGGTTCCATCTTGGTGATTCTCTTC ATTTTGTATACCAAAACGACTCAGTTTATAAGGTGGACAAATATGGTTACTACCATTGTGACACAACCAAGGCAAGTGCATCCTTCACAGATGGTAACACATACATAAAATTGGAACAAACAGGGTTGTCCTACTTTATTAGTGGCATTGTTCAACACTGTCACAATGGCCAGCGTTTGGTTGTTGATGTTATGTCTCCACATCCGACTCCGGCGGTTGTGCCGCCACCCGAATCTTTGGCCGAGTCGCCGGCGCCAGTTAAGGCACGTAATGCAGCTTCTCCTAGAGCCAAACGACTTTCTGCACTCATCCTTGGGTTATTTGCTGCTTCTGCTTATGTcttgtttgtttaa